The Cydia fagiglandana chromosome 22, ilCydFagi1.1, whole genome shotgun sequence genome includes the window TTGTATCTATGGTCTGACAGCCAAGTTGTCTTGGCATGGATGAAGACAAGCAAATTACTGCCTCCATTTGTAGCAAGGCGcgttaatgaaataaaacaaaccaGCCATATCCTGGGTATAGAGCTACGATATGtggatacaaaaaataacccgGCAGATATAGCAACTAGACCAGAATTATGGCAAAAGAAACAAGAGTTATGGTTTTATGGACCAAAATTCCTTACCAAAGATGAAAATCATTGGCCTAATGACACACAAACTAATAAAGAGCTTTGCTTGGTTGGGAGGGCTCTAGAGATAGTTGATGGTCCAGAGATGACTTCGAAGGGTTATGAAAGTGAAGAATTAGCCCTCACAACAGAAGAGCAAGAACTCACCGAGCAATTGAATGAGGAACCTTCAAATATTGATAATACAACTGGAAATGATATCACTACAGACAACATTAAGAGGATTCAGAAAGAATACCTTCCAAACGAAGTCATGGGAAAAAGAACTAATCTGTCGTTAGATTTAGGAATATTCCGCGACGTAGATGGAGTATTGAGGAGCAAAGGACGTTTTGGGAAAGCAAATTTGCCATATGATAAGAAGTATCCAATAGTGATCCCAAAACAATCCTCTTTGGCAACCCAGATTATTAAAAGGACACATGAAGAAAATTATCATGTAGGTGTGCCCCACACCTTGAGTATTATAAGAGAAAAATATTGGATACCCCAGGGACGTGCTCAAGTTCAGAAAGTTATTAGAAGGTGCCCACAATGCGTGAAGTATGGTGGAGGCCCTTTTCAGTTACCACCAGCACCGGAGCTACCAAGTGCAAGAGTAAATTATAGCTCACCTTTCCATTGTACCGGCTTAGACTATCTAGGACCTGTCCTAGTAGATACAGATAAAGGAAAAGAAAAAAGGTGGATATGTCTATTAACATGTTTAGCAGTACGAGCTTTGCATCTAGAATTAGTTAAAGACTTATCAGCGAAGGAGTGCTTACTAGCCATTAGGAGATTCACAGCTATTAGGGGCATACCGGACACCATAATCTCTGATAACGCACTCCAATTCAAACTGACCAGTGAAGTCCTGTCGTCAGAGTACTGTATGAATAAAGGTATTAAATGGAAATTTATAGCTCAGCTGGCACCTTGGCAGGGAGGCTTTTATGAACGACTAGTAGCTTTAGTTAAGCACTGCTTGAAACGCACGTTGGACAAACATCTGTTGACTGAGAACCAGATGACAACGGTCCTTAAAGAGGTGGAATCGGTGCTTAACACTAGACCGTTGACTGCAGTAGGTGCAGAGCCAGAAGAAGTACTGAAGCCAGCCGACTTCTTGACCCTTGGACAGTGCTTAGATTTAAATACAgatttacaaataaatcaacAACTGACAAATACAAAGGTTGACCTAGTGCAAAGTTGGAGAAGAGGTCAAATGATTCTTGAAGAATATAAAAGAATGTTCATTAACCAATATCTGCCAAGTCTTAGAGAGAGATCCTTCCACACACACAAACAACCAAGaattaaatctaaaaaagtACCTGAAATAGGAGATATAGTTCAAATCAGAGATGACTCCAAGAATAGGACAAATTGGAAAGTGGGAAAAATTGTCTCTCTGATTAAGGGCCAAGATGGTGTTGTAAGAGTTGCTAGAGTCAAAGTTAATGATACGGAATTCACACGATCTCTTGGCCACTTGTACCCGTTAGAAGCAGACGATGTTGAAGAAACATGTATACCAAATAAAGAACTGCCTGAAATGGTCAATCAggaagaaaataaagtagtaagaGTGGAAGATACTTTAGACTCCAGTAATGTTGATGAAATGCCTCAAGTGCCTGTAACGGACACAAGTAGCCCGGATATACCTCCGGATCAGATAATTGATAACAATAATCCAGAGACCGTTCCTAGTGATGAATCATTATCATTACAAGAAAATCCACTGACTCCTGTAGAAGAAACTTGCCCTACTCCGACAGACTTTGTTGAAGGTTCAGTAATCGAAAGTCCTAGTAGAAATGAGAAGAGAGACGCTGCCATTAAAGCCAGAGAGAAGATAGCGGAATGGACGCGTCACCTGTTAACCGTCTTGTAACATTTTCTTTGCCGTGGCGAGTGTCGCGATGATGCGCGATACGGACCAATAATACAGGTAACTGTCATTCGCTTTTTACATCCTGGTAACACTGAGctgaaaaagaaatagttgaaTATCGAGTCGTAACGGCGGCGCGAGAAGAATAAGTGAGGAAAAGAAAAGGTAATACCTATAGGAGAGGCAAGGAGACCTGATGGAAACAGGTGCAGACTGCTTATGGTATGAGCAGTGTACAGAGCCAACTACTCTTGGTGAGTTTCCCCTTTAATAGTCATTATCGCTGGTGTGACGGTAATGTTGAGATGGCAAGCTTTCATAAGACTTATGTACAGTTTAGTTCCTGGCCTAAAGTATCTGGCCAGAGGCATCATGTATAGGGCTGTCAGGCAGCTGGCGTCAAGCTTAGCGTAAGGCCCGAAGCCATGACTGAGAGTAAGAGAGGGTAACCTATAGAGGAGCATGGTGTGTCTATGGAGGAAGAGGCGAGCTATTTGGGGATGGTTGGAGGCCCGTCAGGGAACAAGAGGTTCCCGCCACCATGCTCATAGTATGTATGGGTCTTGCCAGGCCGAGGCAGAGTGTCAGGCAAGACCAAGAGAGGTTACCCGAGGAGGACTGAGAAAGTACATGTCCTCCGTAACCAGAGTGTGTATCTGGTTATCagtaagagagagagagatgatGCAATGGTTGTAGTAGAGACTCTAGTAAGATAATAATTAATAGGCAAGCTTGCTTTCTCGGGTTACTATCATACTATAATTATTGTGTGTTCTTATGTcgctataaatatgtatatgaatattacatttgatattaaatCTATTAGCTCCGCGACACCCAGAGCTTATTACAGCGATTTGGTCGTTCaatccgtcactcattttatcaatgATATTTGCCTGATAAAGGATTTGGACAGTGACAGTGTTCGCGTTAAGACCGCAGCAGTAATGTAGCTGTAATTGCAGTACGAACGTTACCATCAATCCGTCAATAATTTTATCAATGAAATTTGCTTGATAAAGGATTGGGACAGTGACAGTGTTCGCGTTAAGATCGCAGCATTAATACAGCTGCAGTTGCCATACGAACGTCACCATCGATCCGTCACTCattttcaatgaaatttgcttGATAAAGGATTTGGACAGTGACAGTGTTCGCGTTAAAACCGCAGCAGTAATACAGCTGCAATTGCTATACGAACGTCACCATCAattcgtcactcattttatcaatgAAATTTGCTTGATAAAAGATTTGGACAGTGACAGTGTTCGCGTTAAGACCGCAGCAGTAATACAGCTGCAGTTGCCATTCGAACATCGCCTTAAAAACTCTCCGATCAAAAGCGAAAGGTTAATTTAAGTTTTATTCCTTTATCTTACAAATACACAAGACAATATAACTGATAAagacaaattattattaaataattgcGCCTATACCTTTATGATAAGGGGTTATGACTTTATGACATTATAGTTGGCAGTTACCCAACCCAAACACCCAAACCCAAAAACCCAAAAACAACACATTACAGGAATCAAGTGTCGAATCAACATGAATGTTTAAGTAGCCGTCTAAGTCATTGTTTAGTTAATCGCTTTAGGTGGCTTTGTCTCTTAGTCACGCCACGTCATTATACCTGACAATGGCATTAATTGCCTGGGTAAGAAAAACAGTGtgttacaatttgattggaGATTAATTAGATACGCAGAATTAGGTTTTAATTAGGTTTTCCTGTTTCTATGAGTAAAGGACACCCGCATCTAAATACATAAGGTACTATTTGACAAAACGGTGTTGGTATACAGTGTGGatagataagtcgggccctggagggaaactaccttaaatccttaagctggctcattttacttaaacgAGACtatcctttattttttaaaagaaacaaaactgcattca containing:
- the LOC134675528 gene encoding uncharacterized protein LOC134675528 isoform X2; its protein translation is MDCGSMRSYISNKLAKDLEIKKNNEVDLIVYTFGSNKPYTIKSSSAEVTVLTKRQIEKKIKVNIVPHITDHVPVAKINHPKIDISADDESVGQRVDLLIGNDMYFSFLRKDLIKIKEDLYLIDSDFGWLTGGFDRAFNNKNEEVLSVVTYCSCHDSNCPYFSEPDLPLRNIDVKFLWALESIGITDSPKTTKEEEAVHHFNENVKYQEGRYQVKWPWIQYPPELPTNYGLALGRLKSLIKRSDEETLDNYKEILKEQLEAKVIEIVQPSPFHELTHPVHFLPHHIVNQKGKRGRIVYDASSKIKNEKSLNECLYGGPSMLEDLTGLIFNFRTGKIGITADVERAFLQVGLQTEDRDVTRFLWVKDPLKEVTEDNIVQYRFCRVPFGIISSPFLLTATIRHHISKTENSLLSKIADRCYVDNLVTSAGSNKEALQLYKDTNRIFQELGMNIRDWMSNDKDFIEQIPLTQREKRTDKMKILGLLWNIKNDTLQLNIDPEIFITESRGITKKGVLKVLARLYDPCGFASPLILPGKLLFQELCKRKLKWEDTLPDDMQTLWENIVKNLAAIKDIEVQRYVGDTCEQTGKIIRYELHGFTDASMNSYAAIVYLRLIGEDKTAVTFLMSKTRITPIEDKNDLKIPRLELLSFLIGSRLMKYIHDHIDIKLSRLYLWSDSQVVLAWMKTSKLLPPFVARRVNEIKQTSHILGIELRYVDTKNNPADIATRPELWQKKQELWFYGPKFLTKDENHWPNDTQTNKELCLVGRALEIVDGPEMTSKGYESEELALTTEEQELTEQLNEEPSNIDNTTGNDITTDNIKRIQKEYLPNEVMGKRTNLSLDLGIFRDVDGVLRSKGRFGKANLPYDKKYPIVIPKQSSLATQIIKRTHEENYHVGVPHTLSIIREKYWIPQGRAQVQKVIRRCPQCVKYGGGPFQLPPAPELPSARVNYSSPFHCTGLDYLGPVLVDTDKGKEKRWICLLTCLAVRALHLELVKDLSAKECLLAIRRFTAIRGIPDTIISDNALQFKLTSEVLSSEYCMNKGIKWKFIAQLAPWQGGFYERLVALVKHCLKRTLDKHLLTENQMTTVLKEVESVLNTRPLTAVGAEPEEVLKPADFLTLGQCLDLNTDLQINQQLTNTKVDLVQSWRRGQMILEEYKRMFINQYLPSLRERSFHTHKQPRIKSKKVPEIGDIVQIRDDSKNRTNWKVGKIVSLIKGQDGVVRVARVKVNDTEFTRSLGHLYPLEADDVEETCIPNKELPEMVNQEENKVVRVEDTLDSSNVDEMPQVPVTDTSSPDIPPDQIIDNNNPETVPSDESLSLQENPLTPVEETCPTPTDFVEGSVIESPSRNEKRDAAIKAREKIAEWTRHLLTVL